The Methanobacterium lacus genome includes a region encoding these proteins:
- a CDS encoding 4Fe-4S binding protein, translating to MKKHKIRLRIYILVALVLTLPILINVYSPILMVWGIRNGIITASFLIFAAWFMLSLFMGRSVSCAYTCPYGALQEILGIHVSKKKPKSEKANKIRYFISVIFLLLVSFLIFNLGVAKNIDLFASNDDLQLIILITISIITISLLSILFGSRAFCRYLCPQGVFLTIGSKIGRKIKIPSLQLKSTPNNCSNCKLCDKSCPMGLDVNQMVTNSTLNDLNCILCGECIEKCPKDAINYSFTAKD from the coding sequence ATGAAAAAACATAAAATACGTTTAAGAATCTATATTTTAGTAGCATTAGTACTAACTTTGCCAATATTAATAAATGTATATTCACCCATCTTAATGGTTTGGGGAATTAGAAATGGTATAATCACGGCAAGCTTTCTTATTTTTGCAGCATGGTTTATGTTATCACTATTTATGGGCAGATCAGTATCATGTGCCTACACTTGCCCATATGGAGCATTACAAGAAATTTTAGGAATCCATGTTTCAAAAAAGAAGCCTAAATCTGAAAAAGCAAATAAAATAAGATATTTTATATCTGTAATATTCCTTCTATTGGTTTCATTTTTAATTTTTAATTTAGGAGTAGCAAAAAACATAGATTTATTTGCTTCAAATGACGATTTACAATTGATTATTCTCATAACCATCTCAATAATCACGATCAGCTTATTATCAATACTATTTGGAAGTAGAGCATTTTGCAGATATCTATGTCCTCAAGGAGTGTTTTTAACAATAGGATCCAAAATAGGTAGAAAAATTAAAATACCCTCCTTACAATTAAAATCAACCCCCAATAACTGTTCAAACTGTAAATTATGTGATAAATCCTGTCCAATGGGTTTAGACGTAAACCAAATGGTTACTAACAGCACTTTGAATGACTTAAATTGCATATTATGTGGTGAATGTATAGAAAAATGTCCTAAAGATGCTATTAATTATTCATTCACAGCTAAAGATTAA
- a CDS encoding cupin domain-containing protein has translation MKISKFADIECSPNPHGVDARKIYDTENAVVVHMTIKPGESLKKHSTPVDVFFYVLEGEGIVEIGDEKEKVSKDSLIESPAKTPHTWYNKGQNDLRILIVKVPRPHKSTKIV, from the coding sequence ATGAAAATATCTAAATTTGCAGACATTGAATGCTCTCCTAACCCTCATGGAGTGGATGCACGTAAAATATATGATACAGAAAATGCTGTAGTCGTTCACATGACCATTAAACCTGGAGAATCCTTAAAAAAACATAGCACCCCTGTTGATGTGTTTTTCTATGTTCTAGAGGGTGAGGGTATAGTTGAAATTGGAGATGAAAAAGAAAAGGTAAGTAAAGATTCTCTGATTGAAAGTCCTGCTAAAACCCCTCATACATGGTATAATAAAGGACAAAACGATCTGAGAATTTTAATAGTCAAAGTTCCAAGACCCCATAAATCTACAAAAATCGTATAA
- a CDS encoding rubrerythrin family protein: protein MDSIDNLKEAFAGESQANRKYLAFAKKADEEGLFQVARLFRAAAQAETVHANNHLTVLKGVKSTEENLKEAIAGEVEEFKEMYPAFIKVAEEENNKKAHWTFDVANQVEEIHAELYQKALDSIGENVETIYYVCNFCGNTVEKEAPDICSICGAPKVEFKKIE from the coding sequence ATGGATAGTATTGATAATTTAAAGGAAGCTTTTGCAGGTGAATCACAAGCAAACAGGAAATATCTAGCTTTTGCAAAGAAAGCAGATGAAGAGGGACTATTCCAAGTTGCAAGATTATTTAGGGCAGCAGCTCAAGCTGAAACAGTTCACGCAAATAATCATCTAACTGTATTGAAAGGAGTTAAAAGTACAGAAGAAAATCTTAAAGAAGCAATTGCAGGTGAAGTGGAAGAATTTAAAGAAATGTATCCTGCTTTTATTAAAGTTGCAGAAGAAGAAAATAACAAGAAAGCTCATTGGACCTTTGATGTTGCCAATCAAGTAGAAGAAATCCACGCAGAACTTTATCAAAAAGCTCTGGACTCAATTGGAGAAAATGTTGAAACAATCTATTATGTATGTAACTTCTGTGGAAATACTGTAGAGAAAGAAGCTCCTGATATTTGTTCAATCTGTGGCGCACCAAAAGTAGAATTTAAAAAAATTGAATAA
- a CDS encoding DUF1802 family protein, translating to MNSTHKCLKEWNATLEALGHGKQTILVRNYKTNVKEFLLYPTVSYASKDDYLDSFQNKYQDFVKDNALPEKNGDKVLIKYFATLERMVEKPVSRLPSDKFYIWTKDHVKNYMSGKTAYIWILRVNKLKELYWAEPTPGAIKYANLKNEVSLDGMKPVLSDSEFEKTVNNI from the coding sequence ATGAATTCAACACATAAATGCCTTAAAGAATGGAATGCTACACTTGAAGCATTAGGACATGGAAAACAGACCATTTTGGTACGAAACTATAAAACCAATGTTAAGGAGTTTTTATTATATCCTACTGTGAGTTATGCATCTAAAGATGATTATTTGGACAGTTTCCAAAATAAATATCAAGATTTCGTAAAGGATAATGCACTCCCTGAGAAAAATGGTGATAAAGTTCTAATCAAATATTTCGCCACTTTGGAAAGAATGGTTGAAAAACCTGTTTCTAGATTACCTTCAGATAAATTCTATATCTGGACTAAGGACCATGTCAAGAACTATATGTCTGGAAAAACTGCTTACATTTGGATTCTTCGAGTTAATAAATTAAAGGAACTATACTGGGCAGAACCTACTCCAGGAGCAATAAAATATGCCAATCTTAAAAATGAAGTATCCCTTGATGGTATGAAACCTGTATTGAGCGATTCTGAGTTTGAAAAAACAGTTAACAACATTTAA
- a CDS encoding GIY-YIG nuclease family protein, with amino-acid sequence MNDEIRNDFNHKGVVYQAFNTKSSINVSEWKCYIGATEGMLKEAMAEHKQCSTDSSFHNAIREYGFDAFKWEIIHFKEDWETMEDLENLRRQKNTWYVYQAPHQIYIDSENDYYQKGITHRTHQKMLNVSPKPKNKFVLKNDGLNDEEVQHQLSYLEKQVK; translated from the coding sequence ATGAACGATGAAATAAGAAATGATTTTAATCATAAAGGCGTAGTTTATCAGGCATTCAATACCAAATCGTCAATAAATGTATCAGAATGGAAATGTTATATTGGTGCAACGGAAGGAATGCTTAAAGAAGCAATGGCTGAACATAAACAATGCAGCACTGACTCCAGCTTTCATAATGCGATTAGAGAATATGGATTTGATGCGTTTAAATGGGAAATAATACATTTCAAGGAAGATTGGGAAACTATGGAAGATCTTGAAAACTTAAGGCGTCAAAAGAATACATGGTACGTCTATCAAGCCCCACATCAAATATACATTGACAGTGAAAATGATTATTATCAAAAAGGAATAACTCATCGAACACATCAAAAAATGTTAAATGTATCACCTAAACCTAAAAATAAATTCGTTTTAAAAAACGATGGTCTGAACGATGAAGAAGTACAGCACCAACTATCTTATCTGGAAAAACAGGTTAAATAG
- a CDS encoding AbiJ-NTD4 domain-containing protein, translated as MRDNMTLFSERNGYKSVQDTLKVECMDIDLRTSLWNVILIHVLDGTEPDDDYYQCYDEIKTLITKLFRVYWKRSLDELTEYTFFPFRAIKSYFFDCKWCEVYDFLEILVKIYPFPNVEEFTNECNDVLEMEHSGYRFVDISIMEITSEEEIIEIEEALNDAPNPVKIHLQKSLGLLSDRESPDYSNSIKESISAVESVCKQITGESLSLGQSLNKIEKNGIIDLHPSLKNGFKSIYGYTSDSDGIRHGLTDEPNLSYEDAKFMLVACSAFVNYLNAKWNK; from the coding sequence ATGAGGGATAATATGACTTTATTTTCTGAAAGAAATGGTTATAAATCTGTACAAGATACTTTAAAAGTTGAATGCATGGATATTGATTTGAGAACTTCACTGTGGAATGTTATATTAATCCATGTTTTAGATGGCACAGAACCCGATGATGACTATTATCAATGCTATGACGAAATTAAGACTTTAATAACAAAATTGTTTAGGGTGTATTGGAAAAGGTCTCTTGATGAGTTGACGGAGTATACTTTTTTTCCATTTAGAGCTATAAAATCATATTTTTTTGATTGTAAGTGGTGTGAAGTTTATGATTTTTTGGAAATATTGGTTAAAATATACCCTTTTCCAAATGTAGAAGAGTTTACAAATGAGTGTAACGATGTTTTAGAAATGGAGCATTCAGGATATAGGTTTGTTGACATTTCAATAATGGAAATTACTTCAGAAGAAGAAATAATAGAGATCGAAGAAGCTTTAAACGATGCACCAAATCCAGTTAAGATACATTTACAAAAATCATTGGGTTTGCTATCTGACAGAGAGTCTCCAGACTACAGCAATTCAATAAAAGAATCTATAAGTGCTGTTGAATCTGTATGTAAACAGATAACAGGGGAATCATTATCACTTGGTCAATCATTAAATAAAATAGAAAAAAATGGAATTATAGATCTACACCCTTCATTAAAAAATGGTTTTAAAAGTATTTATGGATATACTAGCGATTCAGATGGTATACGTCACGGTTTAACTGATGAACCAAACTTAAGTTATGAAGATGCTAAATTTATGTTAGTAGCTTGCTCAGCATTTGTCAACTATTTGAACGCAAAATGGAATAAATAA
- a CDS encoding Eco57I restriction-modification methylase domain-containing protein — protein sequence MSDVPVEIIELVNKFERNIEAYKDPSYKEEQLKQEFINPFFKALGWDVDNTAGAAPQYRDVIFEDSIKVSGGTRAPDYCFTLAGRKMFFVEAKKPSVNIDKDIKPSYQLRRYAWSAKLPLSILTDFEEFAIYDSRTRPKKTDRTSTGRIKYFTYKDYVEQWDFIYNTFSKDAVFKGTYDKYAESTKKKKGTTLVDDEFLSEIESWRELLAKEIALKNSDLTVDELNYSVQQIIDRIIFLRMGEDRGAEKYGQLRNLLDKPEIYQELCELWKEADQKYNSGLFHFKDEKGQNSLPDILTPHLKIKDGVFKQIIKNLYYPDSPYEFSVLSPEILGNVYEQFLGKVIRLTQGHRAKIEEKPEVKKAGGVYYTPQYIVEYIVKNTVGKLCEGKTPQKVSELRILDPACGSGSFLLGAYNYLLNWHHEYYINLKNKNRLKDQIYKGKNNEWHLTVKEKKRILLNNIYGVDIDHQAVEVTKLSLLLKVLEGENKDVIEAQQKLFKERALPNLEDNIKCGNSLIGPEIYDDSKFDLKQEDIKRINPFDWKNEFSDVFNNGGFDTVIGNPPYIRIQAMKEWAPIEVEFYKEKYYSASKGNYDIYVVFVEKGLELLNEKGLMSYILPHKFFNAKYGQQLRLIISDGENLNKVVHFGDQQVFENATTYTCLLFLSKSKQKKFSYVKVEELGKWRISKEAKSGIVSGNKVKADEWNFFVGPNAEILNKLQEMPIKLGNITKKIFQGLITGSDPVFLLNYLGNDEYYSDATNKKYKLEKELMHPLCKGSVNLKRYHVSEITKHILFPYKIEKDKAVLLSKKELSTNYSNIWNYLNDNKKLLESRERGKWKNDRWYALGRTQNLNQMEQIKILTPSIANSASYSLDLEDYFYFVGSGGGGGGGYGIILQNTDVKEYQYILGLLNSKLLDIYLKECSSRFRGGYFAYNKQYIEKLPIPELNTDPNDITIIHDSIVTMVEKMLQLHKDIDIARTPQSKELIQRQIDATDKQIDKLVYELYGLTEDEIKIVEEMNEG from the coding sequence TTGTCAGATGTTCCTGTTGAAATAATAGAATTGGTAAATAAGTTTGAAAGAAATATTGAAGCTTATAAAGATCCTAGTTACAAGGAAGAACAACTTAAACAAGAATTCATAAATCCTTTTTTTAAAGCTCTGGGCTGGGACGTTGATAATACTGCTGGAGCTGCGCCACAATATCGTGATGTTATTTTTGAAGATTCAATTAAAGTATCTGGCGGTACAAGAGCACCTGACTATTGTTTTACACTTGCTGGTCGGAAGATGTTTTTTGTTGAAGCTAAAAAGCCCTCAGTAAATATAGACAAAGACATCAAACCATCTTACCAGCTTCGTCGTTACGCTTGGAGTGCTAAATTACCCCTTTCTATCCTTACTGATTTTGAAGAGTTTGCAATTTATGATTCTAGAACTCGGCCTAAGAAAACTGATAGAACAAGTACCGGTAGAATAAAGTATTTCACATACAAGGATTATGTTGAACAATGGGACTTCATATATAATACTTTCTCAAAAGATGCAGTATTCAAAGGCACTTATGATAAGTATGCAGAATCAACTAAGAAGAAGAAGGGCACAACACTCGTTGATGACGAATTTTTATCAGAAATAGAATCTTGGAGAGAATTATTAGCCAAAGAAATCGCTCTAAAAAACTCAGATCTAACAGTTGATGAACTTAATTACTCTGTTCAGCAAATAATCGATAGAATTATCTTCCTTAGAATGGGTGAAGATAGAGGAGCCGAAAAATACGGCCAACTACGCAATCTCCTTGATAAACCAGAAATATATCAAGAATTATGTGAATTATGGAAAGAAGCAGATCAAAAATATAATTCAGGGTTATTCCATTTCAAAGATGAAAAAGGACAAAATAGCCTCCCAGACATATTAACTCCACACCTCAAAATCAAAGATGGCGTATTCAAACAAATAATCAAGAACTTATATTATCCTGATAGTCCATACGAATTCTCAGTACTATCTCCAGAGATCCTTGGAAATGTATATGAACAGTTTCTAGGAAAAGTTATTAGACTAACTCAGGGGCACCGTGCAAAAATAGAAGAAAAACCAGAAGTAAAAAAAGCAGGTGGAGTATATTACACACCACAATATATTGTTGAATACATCGTAAAGAATACAGTGGGTAAACTCTGTGAGGGCAAGACACCACAAAAAGTATCTGAATTGAGAATATTGGATCCCGCATGTGGATCAGGTTCATTCTTACTCGGAGCATATAACTACTTACTAAATTGGCATCATGAATATTATATCAACCTCAAAAACAAAAATCGTTTAAAGGACCAAATATACAAAGGAAAGAATAACGAATGGCATCTTACTGTCAAAGAAAAAAAGAGAATCCTCTTAAACAACATATATGGAGTAGACATCGACCACCAAGCAGTAGAAGTAACCAAACTAAGCCTACTACTTAAAGTCCTTGAAGGGGAAAACAAAGACGTAATTGAAGCACAACAAAAACTATTCAAAGAAAGAGCACTACCTAACCTCGAAGATAATATAAAATGTGGTAATTCACTCATTGGGCCAGAGATATATGATGATTCAAAATTCGATTTAAAACAAGAAGATATTAAACGTATAAACCCATTCGATTGGAAAAATGAATTTTCTGATGTATTTAATAACGGCGGCTTTGATACTGTTATCGGAAATCCTCCATACATTCGGATACAAGCAATGAAAGAATGGGCACCAATAGAAGTAGAATTTTACAAAGAAAAATATTACTCGGCTAGTAAAGGCAATTACGACATTTATGTGGTGTTTGTAGAAAAGGGTCTTGAATTATTGAATGAAAAAGGGCTTATGAGTTATATCTTACCACATAAATTCTTTAATGCTAAATATGGGCAGCAATTAAGATTGATTATTTCGGATGGTGAGAACCTAAATAAAGTTGTGCACTTTGGAGACCAACAAGTTTTTGAAAATGCCACCACATATACTTGCTTGTTATTTTTAAGTAAATCTAAACAAAAAAAATTTAGTTATGTTAAAGTAGAAGAACTGGGAAAATGGAGAATTTCCAAGGAGGCAAAAAGTGGGATAGTTTCTGGTAACAAAGTTAAAGCTGATGAATGGAACTTTTTTGTAGGTCCAAATGCTGAAATTTTAAATAAACTCCAAGAAATGCCGATTAAATTAGGCAATATTACTAAAAAGATTTTTCAGGGATTGATCACAGGATCAGATCCTGTATTTCTTTTAAATTATCTGGGAAATGATGAGTATTACTCTGATGCTACAAATAAAAAATATAAATTAGAAAAAGAGTTGATGCATCCATTATGCAAAGGTTCAGTCAATTTAAAAAGATATCATGTATCTGAAATAACTAAACACATATTATTTCCCTACAAAATTGAAAAAGATAAAGCTGTGCTTTTGTCCAAAAAAGAGTTATCTACAAATTATTCAAACATATGGAATTATTTGAATGATAATAAAAAATTGTTAGAGTCAAGAGAACGAGGTAAATGGAAAAATGATAGATGGTATGCATTAGGAAGGACACAAAATCTGAACCAAATGGAACAAATCAAAATATTAACACCTAGCATTGCTAATTCTGCATCTTACTCCTTAGATTTAGAAGACTATTTTTATTTTGTAGGAAGTGGGGGAGGGGGAGGGGGAGGATATGGAATAATTCTCCAAAATACAGACGTTAAAGAATATCAGTATATTCTTGGGTTACTAAACTCTAAACTACTAGACATTTATCTCAAAGAGTGCAGTAGTAGGTTTAGAGGAGGATATTTCGCTTATAACAAGCAATATATAGAAAAATTACCCATTCCAGAATTGAATACTGATCCAAATGACATCACAATAATACATGATAGTATTGTTACTATGGTTGAAAAAATGTTGCAACTCCATAAAGATATTGATATAGCTAGAACGCCACAAAGCAAGGAGTTAATTCAGCGACAGATTGATGCAACGGATAAACAGATAGATAAGTTGGTTTATGAGTTGTATGGGTTGACTGAGGATGAGATAAAGATCGTTGAAGAAATGAATGAGGGATAA
- a CDS encoding DUF2971 domain-containing protein, which produces MWEDDFANLLFSNDPTRVNAKEAAELKYNKFPSHLYKYRTFDENEYSVKALEEDKIFLSNPLEFNDPYDCALLCKDANYVKEDFLKNLLAKDPKGFRKAHNLTKKQISKLQKSDKIIKDLSIFIAKNSPEYKNNPKRLNELSKENELQIRAISADFNELRKDMLVSCFSEDYKSILMWSHYAKEHTGFCVEYDFKSLGHNNHLTRNLFPVLYANEIFTIDDYIYNPQPQFPNILSSYLEGIDLNKIMDGIQFEILGNNKYNNMFPVCAALTKYEGWKYEKEWRYVLYSRNESKSTYINVPKPTAIYLGTKSNKKDIILEIANNKNIDVYQMQMKSSDYALEAEKIL; this is translated from the coding sequence TTGTGGGAAGATGATTTCGCGAACCTTTTATTTTCAAATGATCCAACACGAGTAAATGCAAAAGAAGCTGCAGAATTAAAATATAATAAGTTTCCTTCTCATTTATACAAATATAGAACGTTTGATGAAAATGAATATTCTGTAAAAGCATTAGAAGAGGACAAAATCTTTCTTTCGAATCCACTTGAATTTAATGATCCTTATGATTGTGCTTTGTTATGTAAAGATGCTAATTATGTAAAAGAAGATTTTTTAAAAAATCTTTTAGCAAAAGATCCAAAAGGTTTTAGGAAAGCTCATAATCTCACTAAAAAACAAATATCCAAATTACAAAAAAGTGACAAAATTATCAAGGATTTATCTATATTTATAGCTAAAAATAGCCCAGAATATAAAAATAACCCCAAACGCCTTAATGAACTAAGTAAAGAAAATGAACTACAGATTAGGGCAATAAGTGCTGATTTTAATGAGTTAAGAAAAGATATGCTTGTTTCATGTTTTAGTGAAGACTATAAGTCCATTTTAATGTGGAGCCACTATGCTAAGGAGCACACAGGTTTTTGTGTTGAATATGATTTTAAATCATTAGGACATAATAATCATTTAACACGGAATCTTTTTCCAGTATTATATGCCAATGAAATATTTACAATAGATGATTATATTTATAATCCACAACCTCAATTTCCTAACATTCTTTCGAGCTATTTGGAGGGTATTGATTTAAATAAAATTATGGATGGGATACAATTTGAAATTTTGGGAAATAATAAATATAACAATATGTTCCCAGTTTGTGCTGCATTAACCAAATATGAAGGTTGGAAATATGAAAAAGAGTGGAGATATGTTCTTTATAGTCGAAATGAATCAAAATCAACGTATATAAATGTCCCTAAACCTACAGCCATATATTTAGGGACTAAATCAAATAAGAAAGACATAATTTTAGAAATCGCAAATAATAAAAATATTGATGTTTACCAAATGCAAATGAAATCTTCTGATTATGCACTTGAAGCTGAAAAAATATTGTAA
- a CDS encoding DNA primase family protein yields MQKSKLNNKTELSNKNILVRNKNISNETSDKISERGRMGVFGGLKKEIKSDFDVPEKPKPVMFNGKNVEYLQNGVKLFFKEHDSSSVYLVHKRNGSNYKSYWVSKEGESREANSKKPLSVTNTQLENKLIDLAKDFANKEETSKFINQAGQFIKQKYSSIFKFEKDIKRSEKEQALLELYKHINTKYNIIIDKESYDLCIYDESEGIYKAYDEKKFSRFLKKVVGKEFFVDEVKKLMGLFNEIKEEDPNHVAFNNCLMNIETLETRKFDPNIFTRFKVPYNWNPSADSPFFKEKICEIFDDPGKFQTFLQIVGYLFAKGNPHNKLFLLMGKGANGKSLLMQIISAIFINSSAAVPLQDFQKDFGLQPLIGKRVNLLSDLPIATIEETGQIKAITGGDDITINRKFKDPLTTKLKCKIVGAGNRLPKIMDDSYALWRRIVIIKLEKTFDGDSRDTKLTEKLLNDTEGMEWFIFNAIQAYKKIRETGWTEDTYREIREEAIKNSDPALYASEQLFEVTDSPDNFLTRKEIVDSINDFLIEHDLRIPANKSEYYDAVKKCGAKEGQKRILEEKIHGFRYIEKRELGW; encoded by the coding sequence ATGCAAAAAAGTAAATTAAATAATAAAACAGAACTGTCAAATAAGAATATCTTGGTCCGTAATAAAAACATATCCAATGAAACTTCAGATAAAATTTCAGAAAGAGGTCGGATGGGTGTTTTTGGCGGTTTAAAAAAAGAAATTAAATCTGATTTTGATGTTCCCGAAAAACCTAAACCAGTTATGTTTAATGGGAAAAATGTAGAATATCTACAAAATGGTGTAAAACTATTTTTTAAAGAACATGATAGCTCAAGTGTTTATTTAGTTCATAAAAGAAATGGTTCAAACTATAAGTCTTATTGGGTATCCAAAGAAGGAGAATCACGAGAAGCAAACAGTAAAAAACCATTAAGTGTTACAAATACTCAACTCGAAAATAAATTAATTGACTTAGCAAAAGACTTTGCAAACAAAGAAGAAACATCCAAATTTATCAACCAAGCAGGTCAGTTCATAAAACAAAAATACAGTTCAATATTCAAATTTGAAAAAGACATAAAAAGAAGTGAAAAAGAACAAGCATTATTAGAATTATACAAGCACATCAATACGAAATACAATATAATAATTGACAAAGAATCATACGATCTATGTATCTACGATGAAAGTGAGGGAATTTATAAAGCTTATGATGAAAAGAAGTTTTCAAGATTCCTTAAAAAAGTTGTAGGTAAAGAATTCTTTGTGGATGAAGTTAAAAAGCTTATGGGCTTGTTTAACGAAATTAAAGAAGAAGATCCAAACCATGTAGCTTTTAACAATTGTTTAATGAACATTGAAACTCTTGAAACAAGAAAATTTGACCCAAATATTTTTACAAGATTCAAAGTTCCATATAATTGGAATCCATCAGCAGATTCACCATTCTTTAAAGAAAAAATATGTGAGATATTTGATGACCCGGGTAAATTTCAGACTTTCCTTCAGATAGTAGGATATCTATTTGCCAAAGGTAATCCCCACAATAAACTCTTTTTACTCATGGGTAAGGGGGCAAATGGCAAATCGTTGCTTATGCAGATTATAAGTGCAATTTTCATTAACAGTAGTGCTGCTGTGCCATTACAAGATTTTCAGAAAGATTTCGGACTACAACCATTAATTGGAAAAAGAGTAAACCTACTATCAGACCTTCCTATAGCCACAATAGAAGAAACAGGTCAAATTAAGGCAATAACTGGTGGGGACGATATCACCATAAATAGGAAATTCAAAGATCCACTTACTACAAAATTAAAGTGTAAAATAGTTGGTGCTGGTAACAGACTACCTAAAATAATGGATGATAGTTATGCTCTCTGGAGACGTATCGTCATTATTAAACTTGAAAAAACATTTGATGGAGATAGCAGGGACACCAAATTAACAGAAAAACTTTTAAATGATACAGAAGGTATGGAATGGTTCATATTTAATGCAATTCAAGCATACAAAAAGATACGCGAAACTGGATGGACAGAAGACACCTACCGTGAAATACGGGAAGAAGCTATCAAAAACTCTGATCCTGCATTATATGCATCTGAGCAATTATTTGAAGTTACAGATAGCCCAGATAATTTCTTAACTAGAAAAGAAATTGTTGACTCCATAAATGATTTTCTAATTGAACATGACCTTAGAATTCCAGCAAACAAAAGTGAATACTATGATGCAGTAAAAAAATGTGGAGCAAAAGAAGGCCAAAAACGGATACTTGAAGAAAAGATACACGGCTTTAGATACATAGAAAAAAGAGAATTAGGATGGTAA
- a CDS encoding PepSY domain-containing protein has translation MSLTVGLLLGTSFNKPVITNNTTNSSNSSVQNQTNSTNQTKVDSTKSKYISKAEAIRLAKAAWPVPEATYSISSYPTDDSPYYWVDVLNEPATIGPGGFVKINAITGKIISAGT, from the coding sequence TTGAGTTTGACTGTAGGTTTATTGTTAGGTACTAGTTTTAACAAACCTGTAATAACAAATAACACAACAAATTCATCAAATAGTTCTGTACAAAATCAGACAAATTCTACTAATCAAACTAAGGTAGATAGTACTAAAAGTAAGTATATTAGCAAAGCTGAAGCTATAAGATTAGCTAAAGCAGCATGGCCCGTACCTGAAGCCACATATTCTATAAGTTCTTATCCTACAGATGATTCACCTTATTACTGGGTTGATGTCTTGAACGAGCCCGCTACTATTGGTCCCGGCGGATTTGTCAAGATTAACGCAATCACAGGTAAAATAATCAGTGCAGGAACATAA